One Trichormus variabilis 0441 genomic window, TAACGCTACTAGAGTCTATCCTGACAACTACTTGACCCTTCTTAGCCTTACCTGTGGGTGTTTTTGCACCGTTCACCATAATGCTCAATTAATGCTCAAATGTGGATACTTAATATTATATTTATTGATTTATAAGCATTGTACATAATAAACCGCCTGCGTATACGCAGGCGGTTTATTGTGAAATGGAGAAATATTCACCTTTTTGTGATCTATTTAGGATTACCAATCCTGAAATGTGTTCGACTCGATATGAAACGTCAATATCGTAGCCGAAATTTCATTCATGGGTTTCAAGAATTATCTAGTACCAAAATATATAACTGCTATAGGGCTAGTATTTGATTTCTGAAATAGACTTAGGGCAATGCCCACCACAACCATGATACGGTGGGCATTGCCCACCCTACAGATACTTAGATATTTTCAATAATCAAATTAGATTCCTATAGCTTAGTTTAGTAAATAAGAGGATAAACAAGTAAATAGTAGCAAATACTTTAAATATTGGTGCAGGAAACAGGAGAAACTATAAAATTACTAATTTCCTGGGTTTTTACTCAGATAAAGGGGGGAAATTACTTGAATACTTTCGAGTTATTGAGTTTAATTAGTCCAATAAATTATATTTGATAATTTATTAAATGCAACAAACTAATTAATCATAGAACAAAAATCATCTCTTGGGAATGGGAAGATTTCCCTACTAAGATAGACAAGGAATTAAGAATATAAAGCATAAGATGATGAGGCAGTTAATTTAAAAATTGGTGTTAAGAAGTAGTTTCTAGTGCAAATTTAATTGTCTATCAGGCACTCTTGAAACAAAAGATCAACACACCTAATTCAAATCTTAGTTTGTAGGAGGTTTGTGATGCGAATTGCTCAGGTAGCCCCATTATGGGAGAGAGTACCCCCGCCTGCTTACGGCGGTATAGAGTTAGTAGTGGGGTTATTAACAGATGAGTTAGTCCGACGTGGACACGAAGTTACTCTGTTTGCATCGGGAGATTCTATCAGTTTAGCAAACCTAGTATCAGTTCATCCCCGTGCGCTAAGGCTTGATTCCAGTGTTAAGGAATACGGCATTTATGAAATGCTCCAACTAAGCACAGTCTATGAGCGTGCAGATGAGTTTGATATCATTCATTCACACATGGGTTGTGCATCATTACCTTACACAAAGTTAGTCAAAACACCCACTGTTCACACTCTACACGGCATTTTTACCCCTGACAACGAAAAAATGTTTAGGTATGCCAAAACAGAGCCTTTTGTGAGTATTTCGGATGCACAACGGGATCTGAGATTAGGACTTAATTATGTGGGAACAGTCTACAACGGCATTGATGTTAATAGTTATAAATTTTATCCCCAACCGGATGAACCACCATATTTAGCGTTTTTAGGTCGAATATCTCCAGAAAAAGGTACACATCTAGCAATAGAAATTGCCAAAAAATCTGGCTGGCATTTAAAAATTGCAGGTAAAGTAGATGTCGTTGATGTGGAATATTTTGAAAAGGAAATTAAACCATTAATTGATGGTAAGCAAATTGAATATTTAGGTGAAGCAGACCACACACAAAAAAATGTATTGATGGGAGGTGCAGTCGCCACCCTATTCCCTATTACGTGGAGAGAACCATTCGGATTAGTAATGGTTGAGTCAATGGCATCAGGTACGCCTGTGATTGCGATGAATCTTGGCTCTACAACAGAGGTAATTGCCCACGGTAAAACAGGCTTCCTATGCAGTAATGTAGAAGAATGCGTTAGTGCGATCGCCAAAGTTGCAGATTTAGACCGTTATACTTGTCGGGAGTATGTGCAGAACCGTTTTAGCCTGCAAGCCATGACCGAAGGCTATGAAGAAGTTTATCGACAAATTTTGCAACAGCGCTTTGCTAATAATGGGCATCACCGGAGTACAGTTGCTTTGAGTAAAGTATAGAACATGGCTGAATCTTTATACCTGCTCATGTGAAGGGTGATAATGTAACACCAAAAGCTTCTTGAGTTGGTTTGGTTGGTAATGCTAATGATTTTTGATGATTACCCATTACCAATTACCAACTCCACAGAGGAAAATAATTCTCTAGACTTATAAAACATGGGTGATGCGATCGCTTTATGATGCGGTAAGTGGTATATAGGCGATCGTTATGACGCAGATAATCTCAATCAATGACAATCAACGTTTACAACTGGAACCTTTAGAAGTTCCCTCCCGTTTGCTGTTGGGGCCTGGGCCATCAAACGCCCATCCCGCAGTCTTGCAAGCGATGAATGTTTCACCAGTGGGACATCTTGACCCGGCTTTCCTCGCACTGATGGATGAAATTCAATCCTTGCTGCGCTATGTATGGCAAACAGAAAACCCCCTCACCATTGCTGTGAGTGGTACGGGGACAGCTGCAATGGAAGCAACCATCGCCAATGCTGTAGAACCCGGTGACGTAGTATTAATTGGTGTAGCTGGTTATTTTGGTAATCGTCTTGTGGATATGGCTGGACGCTATGGCGCAGATGTCCGCACAATTTCCAAACCTTGGGGACAAGTTTTCTCACTGGAAGAACTCCGCACAGCTTTAGAAAACAATCGTCCGGCAATTTTGGCTTTAGTTCATGCAGAAACTTCCACAGGCGCACGTCAACCCTTGGAAGGGGTGGGTGAGTTGTGTCGAGAATTTGGCACTCTGTTATTAGTAGATACAGTTACTAGCTTGGGTGGTGTCCCTATCTTTTTGGATGGGTGGGGAGTAGATTTAGCCTACAGTTGCAGTCAG contains:
- a CDS encoding glycosyltransferase family 4 protein, which produces MRIAQVAPLWERVPPPAYGGIELVVGLLTDELVRRGHEVTLFASGDSISLANLVSVHPRALRLDSSVKEYGIYEMLQLSTVYERADEFDIIHSHMGCASLPYTKLVKTPTVHTLHGIFTPDNEKMFRYAKTEPFVSISDAQRDLRLGLNYVGTVYNGIDVNSYKFYPQPDEPPYLAFLGRISPEKGTHLAIEIAKKSGWHLKIAGKVDVVDVEYFEKEIKPLIDGKQIEYLGEADHTQKNVLMGGAVATLFPITWREPFGLVMVESMASGTPVIAMNLGSTTEVIAHGKTGFLCSNVEECVSAIAKVADLDRYTCREYVQNRFSLQAMTEGYEEVYRQILQQRFANNGHHRSTVALSKV
- a CDS encoding alanine--glyoxylate aminotransferase family protein, whose protein sequence is MTQIISINDNQRLQLEPLEVPSRLLLGPGPSNAHPAVLQAMNVSPVGHLDPAFLALMDEIQSLLRYVWQTENPLTIAVSGTGTAAMEATIANAVEPGDVVLIGVAGYFGNRLVDMAGRYGADVRTISKPWGQVFSLEELRTALENNRPAILALVHAETSTGARQPLEGVGELCREFGTLLLVDTVTSLGGVPIFLDGWGVDLAYSCSQKGLGCSPGASPFTMSSRAIEKLQRRRTKVANWYLDMNLLGKYWGSERVYHHTAPINLYYALREALRLIAQEGLANCWQRHQKNVEYLWERLEDIGLSLHVEKEYRLPTLTTVRIPDGVDGKAVARQLLNEHNIEVGGGLGELAGKVWRVGLMGFNSRKESVDQLIPALEQVLR